TGCAAAGGATTTCTGCTGCGGGATGTAGCCGATCAGCCTACTGCCCCGCTCCACCGGGCGCCCGCCCAACGTTGCCGTACCGGAATGGAGGTCCTGCAGGCCCAGCAGGACCTTCAGGAACGTGGTCTTGCCGCTGCCGTTCGGGCCGAGGACCGCAAAGAACTCGCCGGGGTTTATATCGAGGTCCAGGTCCTCCCACAACGTCCGTTTCCCGAACTTCAGGGTGGCTCCGCGGAGGCTCACTACCGGTTTCAACGTTCTTAATCCTCGATTCATACGGGGCGAAGCGCCCCCACCATCCTAGTGACGCCGGGGCTACTTCTGCAGTGCCTGCGCGATGCTGTCCACGTTACTGCCCATCCACTGCACGTAAGTCTTCCCCTCCGGAAGGGTTTCACTGAAGTCCAGCACGGGGACGCCGGCAGCCTCGGCTGCCTTCCTGAGGGCCTGCGTCTGCGGACCTTCCGTCTGCGTGTTGTACGCCAGGAACTTGATGTCCTTTGATCCGGCCAGTTCCGTGGCTTCCTTGAGGGCGGCGGGCGGCACATCGGCATCTTCCTCGATGGCGGCCGTGTAGTCGGCAGGAGTTTTGTTTACCAGGCCCGCGGCCTCGATCAGGTAGAGCGGGACCGGCTCGGTCACCGCAACGGGAGCCTGTGCTGCCGTTGCGGTGAGACCGGCCACCTTTGCGTTCAGCCCGGCGATCTCTTTTTTGAAAGTGGCGGCATTGGCCTGGAAGGTTGCTGCGGAGGCCGGCTCCAACGCCGCGAGCTTGGCTTCGACGGCGTCGGCCAGCTTGGTCATGGCATCGAGGCTGTACCAGACGTGCTCATTGAACGCTCCGTGATCGTGGGCATGCCCGTGGTCGTCGGCGCCAGCCGTGGACCCGGCCGTGGACTCTTCTTCGGGGGCAAGCCCGGAAACCTCGACTGCGCTGATGATGTTGTCATGGCCCACGTTGCTGTCGTCGGCCAGCTTGTGGATGAAGTCGTCATAGCCGCCGCCGTTTTCAACCACCAGCCGGGCCTTCGAGACCGCAAGCTTGTCCTGCGTGGTGGCCTCGTAGGAGTGCGGATCCTGGCTGGCCTTGCTGATCAGTGCTTTGACGCTCACCTTGTCGCCGCCGATTTCCCGGACGATGTCACCGTAAACGTTCGTGGAGGTGACAACCTCAATGGTGCCGGAAGCTGCCGGCTGGCCGCCCGGCGTCGTACTGCAGGCTGACAGCACCAGGCTCAGGCCGGCAAGGGCGGTGACGGAGAAGACTGCGGAACGGCGCACGGAAGGACCTCGGATCTGGTTGTCTGGACTTGCCACATGAGAATCAGGAGCATTAGCAACAAGACGAGTGTAGCCCTAAATAGGAATCATTCCTATTTAGGGCTACCGCATCCAAGTGCAGCCTCCCGCGGACTCCTAGTCGCCGTTCCGCTGGCCGAGCCGGCGGATTCCCTTCGCCTGGGTGGCGTCACGGATCTCGCCCACGAGCTGTTCGATCACGTCTTCCAGGAAAAGGACGCCCCTGGTGTTGCCGTCCGGTCCGATGACGCGCGCCAGGTGCGAGCCGGTGCGTTGCATCACGGACATCGCCTTCTCGATCTCGTCATCCATGGACAGGTTCGCCAGGGACCTGATGCGGCTTTCCGCAATCGGGTGCTCATATCCGGCTTCCGGGATGGACAGCACATCCTTGATGTGAAGGTAGCCCGAAAGCATCCCGTCCTCGTCCATCATCGGGAACCGGGAGAACCCCGTGCGGCTGACGGCTTTTTCAAACTCCACCGGCGTGGTGGGCGACTGCATCATGACCAGCTTGTCCAGCGGAACCATGATGCGGGACGCCGTGTGCTCGGAGAATTCCAGTGCACCGGTGATGAGGCCGGCGTCGTCATCCACGAGTCCATGCCGGGTGGATTCCTGCACGATGGACTGGACCTCCTCCAGGGTGAACGAGGAGTTGACCTCGTCCTTGGGCTCGATCCGGAGCAGGCGCAGGATGTGGTTGGCAGACCAGTTGAGGGCCACGATCACCGGGTTCACAAGGCGTGCGATGAACATCAGCGGCGGCGCCAGCAGCAGTGCCGCCTTGTCCGCGACGGAGACCGAGATGTTCTTGGGCACCATCTCGCCGAAGGTCACGTGAAGGAAGGTCACCGCCAGGAGCGCCACGGCGAACGCCACAACGTCCGCGAGTTCCGTCGGCACGCCCACGGCTTCCAGCGGCACGGCCATCAGGTGGTGGATGGCCGGCTCAGCCACCTGCAGGATCAGCAGGGAGCAGACCGTGATGCCCAGCTGGGCGCACGCGAGCATGAGGGACACGCTTTCCATGGCCCGCAACGTTGTCTGGGCCCGCAGGGACCCTGCTTCGGCCAGCGGCTCAATCTGGCTCCGCCGCGCGGACATCACCGCGAATTCCGCAGCCACGAAGAAGGCGTTTCCGATCAGCAGGAGCACCAGCCAGATAATTCCTACCCAGTCGCTCATGCCGTCCCTCCCTGGCCGGCAGCGTGTTCTTCGCCGAGGACCGGGGCAGGCTTGAAGCAGATCCGGTCGATCCGGCGTCCGTCCATCCGGGTCACGCTCAGGGTGCCCCCGCCGACATCCACGGTGTCCCCGACTGCGGCGATCCGGCCGAGCTGGCTCATGACATACCCGCCCACGGTTTCATAGGCGGACTCATCAGGCACCGTCAATCCGGGGATCTGTTCGGACAGCTCGTCCGGGCGCAGCAGGCCGGGGAAGTACCAGTCCCCCGATGCGCTCTGGAGCAGTCCCGGCCGCACCTTGTCATGTTCATCCGCGACTTCCCCGACGATTTCCTCCACGAGGTCCTCAAGCGTGGCGATGCCGGCCGTTCCGCCGTATTCATCCAGCACAACGGCCAGCTGCATGTTTCCTTCGCGCAGTTCAGCCAGCAGGGCATCAAGGTGGATTGTCTCGGGAACCCTGAGGACGTCCGTCATGATGGCACCGGCCTCGAGGTTGGCGCGCCGTTCCGAGGGGACAGCGATTGCCTTCTTCACGTGCACCAGGCCCCGGATGTCGTCGGCGGACTCGCCGATGACCGGGAAGCGTGAATAGCCTGTCCGCCGGGCGGCATCGATGATGTCCGACACCGGCTGCGCGGCGCCGATGGTTTCGAGCCGGATCCTGGGCGTCATCACGTCGGCGGCGGTCCGGCCGGAGAACTTCAGCGTCCGGGCAATGAAGTTTGCGGTGCCCGGGTCAAGAGTTCCCATGGCGGCGGAACGGCGGACCAGGGATGCCAGTTCGGCCGGTGTCCGCGCACCGGAGATCTCCTCCTTGGCTTCAAGTCCGAAGACATTCAGCACCTTGTTGGAGAAGCCGTTCAATACGATGATCGCGGGCTTGAAGACGGCGGTGAACACCAGCTGCGGCCGCGCAACAGCCTTGCCGATCGGCAAGGACAGTGCAATGGCCATGTTTTTGGGCACGAGCTCGCCGATCAGCATGGACAGGAGGGTGGCGATGGTCATGGCCATCACCAGGGAGACCGAAGCCGCTGCCGCTTCCGGAACGCCGGCCGCGGTAAGCGGCCCTTCCAGCAGCTTTCCTACGGACGGTTCCATGACATAGCCGGTCAGCAGGGTGGTCAGCGTGATCCCGAGCTGGCAGCTGGACAGCTGGGTGGACAGGGATTTAAGGCACTTGAGCAGCGGCACGGCCGCGGCGTCGCCGCTGTCCACGGCCCGCTGGACAGTGGCCTGGTCAAGGGCGACGAGTGAGAACTCCACGGCGACAAAGAAACCCGTACCGAGGATGAGCAGGATGCCTGCTCCTAGCAGTAGCCATTCCATCAGCGGCTTGCCTCCGGCCGTCCCGGGAACGGGATCCGCTTCCGGGAGCCGGCAGGCGCCGGAGAGAGAGCTATCAGGGGGAAGAAGGTGTTGCGGCGAGGACGGACCGGCGGAGGATGGTCGGCCGGTGCCGACCCCGTTTCCTGGAAGGCTGCGGCGCTGACTGCTGCAGAGTGATGGGCGCGTGAACGGGGTTTGCCGGCTCTGTGGGTGGGCTGCGGGGAGCTGGTGTTCATGCTCCGCTGACAGCCCCCAGGCCGGCACCTAGATTTACTGTCCATAAGAATTTCAGTCTACAGGAGCAGCCACAGCCCACAGGAGCCGTACTGCAGGGACCAACCGCTTCCGCTGCGCACATCCGTCACCAGCTCTGTGGAACGGGCCGGCCTTCCTCATAGCCGGCAGCCGACTGGATTCCGGCCACGGCGCGCTCGCGGAAACCGGCGAGGTCCGCGGCACCGGCGTAGCTCATCGAACTGCGCAGCCCTGCCGTGATCGTGTCCACGAGATCCTCCACCCCCGGACGCGCGGGGTCCAGGTACATGCGTGACGTCGAGATGCCTTCTTCGAAGAGTGCCTTGCGGTCCTTTTCGAAGGCACCTTCCCGCTGGTTCCGGTTCTGCACGGCCCTGGCCGATGCCATGCCGAAGCTCTCTTTATAAAGGCGGCCGTTTGCGTCCGCCTGGAGGTCCCCCGGGCTTTCATGGGTCCCCGCGAACCACGAACCGATCATCACCTGGCTTGCCCCGGCCGCCAGCGCAAGGGCCACATCCCGCGGATATCGTACGCCGCCGTCGGCCCAGATCCGCCCTCCGGCGGCGCGCGCGGCAGCCGCGCACTCCAGCACGGCGGACAGCTGGGGGCGGCCCACCGCCGTCATCATGCGCGTGGTGCACATGGCCCCCGGTCCGACGCCCACCTTGACGATGTCCGCCCCGGCATGGATCAGCTCCCGGGTGGCATCCGCCGTTACGACGTTGCCGGCCACAATAGGAACGGCGGGGTCCAGGCTGCGGACCGCCGCCAGGGCGTCGAACATCTTCTGCTGGTGCCCGTGCGCGGTATCGATCACCAGGACATCGACGCCGGCGGCGAGCAGTTCCGCTGCCCGGCCGGCCACGTCACCGTTAATTCCGACGGCGGCAGCCACCTTGAGCTTCCCCGCCGCGTCCACCAGGGGACGGTAGATGGTGGACCGAAGGGCGCCCTTGCGGGTGAGGACTCCCGCGAGGGAGCCGCCGAGCTGGACGGGCGCAAAGTCCGTCCCTGCGGCGTCCATGGCCTCGAAAGCTTTTCGCAGGGAAGCGTCACGGCCGTCCGGGGCCGCGTCTCCCGCCGCCGGCCCGGCACCGAAGGCGGCGGCATCCAGCACCAGGGCCTGGCGCATGACCGACGCCAGCGAGGCAAAGCGGTCCTGCCCGTCACAGTCCGCAGCGCGGACAACGCCGGCAACCTTCCCGGCGTCGTCCATTACGACCACTGCTCCATGGGGCCGTTTACCCATCAGGTGGAGGGCGTCGATGACGGTTTCGGAGGCCAGCAGGCTGACGGGTGTTTCGAAGACTGTGTGGCGCGACTTGATCCAGGCAGTGACGTCCCGGAGTACATCGAGCGGAACGTCCTGCGGAAGGACGGCCAGTCCCCCGCGGCGGGCCATGGTCTCGGCCATGCGCTTTCCGGTCACGGCCGTCATGTTCGCCACCACCAGC
Above is a window of Arthrobacter sp. FB24 DNA encoding:
- a CDS encoding metal ABC transporter solute-binding protein, Zn/Mn family, producing MRRSAVFSVTALAGLSLVLSACSTTPGGQPAASGTIEVVTSTNVYGDIVREIGGDKVSVKALISKASQDPHSYEATTQDKLAVSKARLVVENGGGYDDFIHKLADDSNVGHDNIISAVEVSGLAPEEESTAGSTAGADDHGHAHDHGAFNEHVWYSLDAMTKLADAVEAKLAALEPASAATFQANAATFKKEIAGLNAKVAGLTATAAQAPVAVTEPVPLYLIEAAGLVNKTPADYTAAIEEDADVPPAALKEATELAGSKDIKFLAYNTQTEGPQTQALRKAAEAAGVPVLDFSETLPEGKTYVQWMGSNVDSIAQALQK
- a CDS encoding hemolysin family protein; protein product: MSDWVGIIWLVLLLIGNAFFVAAEFAVMSARRSQIEPLAEAGSLRAQTTLRAMESVSLMLACAQLGITVCSLLILQVAEPAIHHLMAVPLEAVGVPTELADVVAFAVALLAVTFLHVTFGEMVPKNISVSVADKAALLLAPPLMFIARLVNPVIVALNWSANHILRLLRIEPKDEVNSSFTLEEVQSIVQESTRHGLVDDDAGLITGALEFSEHTASRIMVPLDKLVMMQSPTTPVEFEKAVSRTGFSRFPMMDEDGMLSGYLHIKDVLSIPEAGYEHPIAESRIRSLANLSMDDEIEKAMSVMQRTGSHLARVIGPDGNTRGVLFLEDVIEQLVGEIRDATQAKGIRRLGQRNGD
- a CDS encoding hemolysin family protein — encoded protein: MEWLLLGAGILLILGTGFFVAVEFSLVALDQATVQRAVDSGDAAAVPLLKCLKSLSTQLSSCQLGITLTTLLTGYVMEPSVGKLLEGPLTAAGVPEAAAASVSLVMAMTIATLLSMLIGELVPKNMAIALSLPIGKAVARPQLVFTAVFKPAIIVLNGFSNKVLNVFGLEAKEEISGARTPAELASLVRRSAAMGTLDPGTANFIARTLKFSGRTAADVMTPRIRLETIGAAQPVSDIIDAARRTGYSRFPVIGESADDIRGLVHVKKAIAVPSERRANLEAGAIMTDVLRVPETIHLDALLAELREGNMQLAVVLDEYGGTAGIATLEDLVEEIVGEVADEHDKVRPGLLQSASGDWYFPGLLRPDELSEQIPGLTVPDESAYETVGGYVMSQLGRIAAVGDTVDVGGGTLSVTRMDGRRIDRICFKPAPVLGEEHAAGQGGTA
- a CDS encoding GuaB1 family IMP dehydrogenase-related protein, translated to MRFLSEPSTDLTYSDAFLVPSRSDVTSRLDVDLAADDGTGASIPLVVANMTAVTGKRMAETMARRGGLAVLPQDVPLDVLRDVTAWIKSRHTVFETPVSLLASETVIDALHLMGKRPHGAVVVMDDAGKVAGVVRAADCDGQDRFASLASVMRQALVLDAAAFGAGPAAGDAAPDGRDASLRKAFEAMDAAGTDFAPVQLGGSLAGVLTRKGALRSTIYRPLVDAAGKLKVAAAVGINGDVAGRAAELLAAGVDVLVIDTAHGHQQKMFDALAAVRSLDPAVPIVAGNVVTADATRELIHAGADIVKVGVGPGAMCTTRMMTAVGRPQLSAVLECAAAARAAGGRIWADGGVRYPRDVALALAAGASQVMIGSWFAGTHESPGDLQADANGRLYKESFGMASARAVQNRNQREGAFEKDRKALFEEGISTSRMYLDPARPGVEDLVDTITAGLRSSMSYAGAADLAGFRERAVAGIQSAAGYEEGRPVPQSW